From Syntrophaceae bacterium, one genomic window encodes:
- a CDS encoding radical SAM protein — protein sequence MERKVPVGRVDLAKYIVVSVWFGCNNACNICMLSDIRGTLPPIGFDRYRKIIRDVVREERFENLILSGAEVTTFDDLDRYVRFATSFDWFRKIQVQTNGRRLADRRYLDNLVACGVNEFFVSVHGLEEVHDAITGVAGSFRETLAGLRNLGAYRGVNVITNTVLNQINVRELRPLMNFLAGLRTSEIHLWNLFPMGETDRQDLLVGLPEFLRILPEILEEVGPSGKPVVLKSFPECLPAGPPAVFDDWFPVTVLPNRFWQEFGRSGFGSCVHREKCGARECWGLSNAYLRKFGDERELLSPFGGRSADRSRGAD from the coding sequence GTGGAGCGCAAGGTTCCGGTCGGGCGTGTCGACCTGGCGAAGTACATCGTCGTCTCCGTCTGGTTCGGCTGCAACAATGCCTGCAACATCTGCATGCTCTCGGACATCCGCGGGACGCTGCCGCCCATCGGCTTCGACCGGTACCGGAAGATCATCCGCGACGTCGTCCGGGAAGAGCGCTTCGAGAACCTGATCCTCTCCGGCGCGGAAGTGACGACCTTCGACGATCTGGACCGGTACGTCCGCTTCGCCACATCCTTCGACTGGTTCCGGAAGATCCAGGTCCAGACGAACGGCCGGCGCCTCGCCGACCGGCGCTACCTGGACAACCTCGTCGCCTGCGGGGTGAACGAGTTCTTCGTCAGCGTCCACGGACTCGAAGAAGTCCATGATGCGATCACCGGTGTGGCGGGATCGTTCCGGGAGACCCTGGCGGGACTCCGGAACCTGGGAGCCTACAGGGGCGTGAACGTGATCACCAATACGGTCCTGAACCAGATCAATGTTCGCGAACTCCGGCCGCTGATGAATTTCCTGGCGGGCCTCCGGACCAGCGAGATCCACCTGTGGAACCTCTTCCCCATGGGAGAGACGGACCGGCAAGACCTCCTGGTGGGTCTCCCGGAGTTCCTGCGGATCCTGCCGGAGATCCTGGAGGAGGTCGGCCCGTCGGGCAAGCCGGTGGTCCTGAAGAGCTTTCCGGAGTGCCTCCCGGCGGGGCCGCCGGCCGTCTTCGACGACTGGTTTCCCGTGACGGTGCTGCCGAACCGGTTCTGGCAGGAATTCGGCCGAAGCGGCTTCGGGAGCTGTGTCCACCGGGAGAAATGCGGGGCCCGGGAATGCTGGGGGCTCTCCAACGCCTACCTGCGGAAATTCGGAGACGAGCGGGAACTCCTGTCGCCCTTCGGTGGGCGGTCCGCCGACCGGTCCCGGGGAGCGGATTGA
- a CDS encoding uridine kinase, which translates to MIPVIAIAAPVGGGKTSLSTAIASGLGDASLISYDHYEQATRGSAGDIERWIDDGARIDDLDVPGLAEALAALKRGEAVADPRTGTPIATGKWIVLETPLGREHAATAPLIDFLLWIDTPLDVALARKIREFTTLFPMTGGEHDARAFIAWLGGYLDNYLRIVSRMLQMQRERVPLRADVVLDGRADFDTLVRQALEAIRSRYPAG; encoded by the coding sequence ATGATACCCGTCATTGCCATCGCTGCACCCGTCGGGGGAGGAAAGACATCCCTCTCGACGGCCATCGCATCCGGACTGGGGGATGCATCCCTCATCAGTTACGACCATTACGAACAGGCCACCCGCGGATCCGCCGGCGACATCGAGCGCTGGATCGACGACGGCGCACGGATCGACGACCTGGACGTCCCCGGCCTGGCGGAGGCCCTGGCCGCGCTGAAACGGGGCGAAGCTGTGGCCGATCCCCGGACCGGCACCCCGATCGCGACGGGAAAATGGATCGTCCTGGAGACGCCCCTGGGCCGGGAGCATGCGGCGACGGCCCCCCTCATCGACTTCCTGCTCTGGATCGACACGCCCCTCGACGTGGCTCTGGCCCGGAAGATCCGGGAATTCACGACTCTTTTCCCGATGACGGGGGGAGAGCACGACGCCCGGGCCTTCATCGCCTGGCTCGGCGGCTACCTCGACAACTACCTCCGCATCGTGAGCCGGATGCTTCAGATGCAGCGGGAGCGGGTGCCCCTCCGCGCCGATGTCGTCCTCGACGGCCGGGCCGATTTCGACACCCTGGTCCGCCAGGCCCTCGAGGCGATCCGGAGCCGTTATCCTGCCGGGTAA
- a CDS encoding methyltransferase type 12: protein MNKVTLPGSDREFDYLCVDDFLPDILTARCLGTAFESGLVDYFLERGTVSFEELADRFRADRRGMELLLDQLIAGRVVLRRNGEFLLSEAFLHALAYRDLLELKLELANFCAYDVLSYFPDFVFRPREFAKKSDFYGLFAYDRCSERSEEAVRVARRWMRVTTVLTKYEARACLKYHDFGGCRRILDVGGNSGEFVLRICRSHPGVEAAVFDLPLVCEIGAAHLSGEPEASRISFVKGNALVDVWPGGFDLVSFKSMLHDWPDEAAKELMARAAGALDPGGTVLIFERAPLELDGRPLPYSLVPFLLFHHSYRPPRFYVDHLRALGFGKVEVRKIDLEMPFFLVTGTR from the coding sequence GTGAACAAAGTGACGTTGCCCGGTTCGGACCGGGAGTTCGATTATCTCTGTGTGGACGATTTTCTGCCGGATATCCTGACTGCCCGGTGCCTTGGCACGGCCTTCGAGAGCGGCCTTGTCGATTATTTCCTGGAGCGCGGGACGGTCTCTTTCGAAGAGCTGGCGGACCGGTTCCGTGCGGACCGGCGGGGGATGGAGCTGCTTCTGGACCAGCTTATCGCCGGCCGGGTGGTTCTCCGCCGCAACGGAGAGTTCCTGTTGTCGGAGGCATTCCTCCACGCTTTGGCCTATCGGGATCTCCTGGAACTGAAGCTGGAGCTGGCAAACTTCTGCGCCTACGACGTCCTGAGTTATTTCCCCGACTTCGTCTTTCGCCCCCGGGAATTTGCGAAGAAATCGGATTTTTACGGGCTGTTCGCCTACGACCGGTGCAGCGAGCGGAGCGAGGAGGCCGTCCGGGTGGCCCGGCGGTGGATGCGGGTCACGACGGTGCTGACGAAATACGAGGCCCGGGCCTGCCTGAAGTACCACGATTTCGGAGGATGCCGGCGCATCCTGGACGTTGGCGGAAACAGCGGGGAATTCGTCCTCCGGATCTGCCGGAGCCATCCTGGCGTTGAGGCCGCGGTCTTCGATCTGCCGCTGGTCTGCGAGATCGGAGCCGCCCACCTGAGCGGAGAGCCGGAAGCATCGCGGATCTCCTTTGTGAAAGGCAACGCGCTGGTCGATGTCTGGCCGGGCGGTTTCGACCTGGTCAGCTTCAAGTCGATGCTCCACGACTGGCCGGACGAAGCGGCGAAAGAGCTGATGGCCCGGGCCGCCGGCGCCCTCGATCCGGGAGGGACGGTGCTCATCTTCGAGCGGGCCCCCCTGGAGCTTGACGGAAGGCCGCTCCCCTACTCCCTGGTTCCGTTTCTGCTCTTTCATCATAGTTACCGCCCGCCTCGTTTCTACGTGGACCATTTGCGGGCCCTTGGTTTCGGTAAGGTGGAGGTCCGGAAAATCGATCTGGAGATGCCCTTTTTTCTGGTGACGGGCACCCGGTGA
- a CDS encoding DUF3467 domain-containing protein codes for MAAKNEKTVQASLPGADADNVKATIRWDVAKMQTTYANVCNVSSTREEFTLLFGINKTWNPEQRELTVDISDRVILNPFAAKRLSLLLRNIVRQHESRFGEIQLEAGDKPEENA; via the coding sequence ATGGCAGCAAAAAACGAGAAAACCGTTCAGGCCTCCCTTCCGGGGGCCGATGCGGATAATGTCAAGGCGACAATCCGCTGGGATGTCGCCAAGATGCAGACAACCTACGCCAACGTCTGCAACGTCTCCAGCACCCGCGAGGAGTTCACGCTCCTGTTCGGCATCAACAAGACCTGGAATCCCGAGCAGCGTGAGCTGACGGTGGACATCAGCGACCGCGTCATCCTGAATCCCTTCGCGGCCAAGCGCCTTTCGCTCCTGCTCCGGAACATCGTGCGCCAGCATGAGAGCCGCTTCGGTGAAATCCAGCTGGAAGCCGGCGACAAGCCGGAGGAGAACGCATAA
- a CDS encoding HlyD family efflux transporter periplasmic adaptor subunit codes for MMEKLWIDLEHAERSDDFAAAWLAIQSSLIRGCVQAVLVLRDPLRQSFAPVASWPEGSTGEPLAAVLEHTITESEGMLVELSEIDGIAADTVRHYGLAYPVIMDGELYGAVAVEVTAPSGEALRTAMEDLRWGSVWLENRIRRLRGVEDTKTLKRMKAAVDILAGVLAEERFDGAAKAFVTEIANRLECDRVSLGLVKGKHTQVKAISHTAIVGQKMNLMQSISAAMDEAVMHRGEILYPVPPDAGALVVRDHEQMAQRHGTRAMMTLPLYGHDKYYAALTLERQDERPFSADDVAYVKSVVALAGPVLENKHRQDRPFVFGMLDALKRQAVRLFGPGYIVRKAAVLGVIALVVFFSLAMDEYRLSANAVLEGSISRSLVSPMDGYIKTASARAGDVVKKDTVICQLDDRELMLERINLASKRGQYDRQYKKAMAEHNRAEANIVSAQAGQVQAELNLLDNRLRQIVIRAPFDGVLLSGDLSQKQGAAVKRGEELFVIAPLDAYRLILKVDEHGIADVKEGQRGVLVLSSLSREKYPFTVKKITPLSTAEEGKNYFRVEAMLDNMSPRLRPGMEGIGKIEVDRRLMISIWTRGLIDWFRLRLWSWLP; via the coding sequence ATGATGGAAAAACTCTGGATCGATCTCGAACATGCCGAAAGGTCCGACGATTTCGCCGCGGCCTGGCTGGCCATCCAGTCCTCCCTCATCCGGGGGTGCGTCCAGGCGGTCCTGGTGCTCCGGGATCCCCTCCGGCAGAGCTTCGCACCCGTGGCCTCGTGGCCGGAGGGAAGCACAGGGGAGCCCCTGGCGGCCGTCCTGGAGCACACGATTACCGAGTCGGAAGGGATGCTCGTGGAGCTGTCCGAGATCGACGGCATTGCCGCGGACACGGTTCGGCACTACGGCCTGGCCTACCCGGTCATCATGGACGGCGAACTTTACGGCGCCGTGGCCGTGGAGGTGACCGCCCCTTCCGGAGAAGCGCTTCGTACCGCCATGGAGGATCTGCGCTGGGGGTCCGTCTGGCTCGAGAACCGGATCCGCCGGCTCCGGGGCGTGGAAGACACGAAAACCCTGAAGCGTATGAAGGCGGCGGTGGACATCCTGGCCGGGGTGCTGGCGGAGGAACGCTTCGACGGGGCGGCCAAGGCCTTCGTGACGGAAATCGCCAACCGCCTGGAATGCGACCGGGTAAGCCTGGGCCTGGTGAAGGGGAAGCACACTCAGGTGAAGGCGATCTCCCATACGGCGATCGTCGGCCAGAAGATGAACCTGATGCAGTCGATCAGCGCCGCCATGGACGAGGCGGTCATGCATCGCGGCGAGATCCTGTACCCCGTTCCCCCGGATGCCGGGGCCCTGGTCGTTCGCGACCACGAGCAGATGGCCCAGCGGCACGGCACCCGGGCGATGATGACCCTGCCCCTTTACGGGCACGACAAGTACTATGCGGCGCTCACCCTGGAGCGGCAGGACGAGCGGCCCTTCTCCGCCGATGACGTCGCCTACGTCAAGAGTGTCGTCGCCCTGGCGGGACCCGTGCTGGAGAACAAGCACCGCCAGGACCGGCCCTTCGTGTTCGGCATGCTCGATGCCCTGAAGCGGCAGGCGGTCCGGCTGTTCGGCCCGGGCTATATCGTCCGGAAGGCCGCCGTCCTGGGCGTGATCGCCCTCGTCGTCTTTTTCAGCCTGGCCATGGACGAATACAGGCTCTCCGCGAATGCGGTCCTGGAGGGCTCCATCAGCCGCTCCCTCGTCTCGCCCATGGACGGGTACATCAAGACGGCGAGCGCTCGGGCGGGCGACGTCGTGAAGAAGGACACGGTCATCTGTCAGCTGGACGACCGGGAACTGATGCTGGAGAGGATCAACCTCGCAAGCAAACGGGGGCAGTACGACCGGCAGTACAAGAAGGCCATGGCCGAGCACAACCGCGCCGAGGCGAACATCGTCAGCGCCCAGGCGGGACAGGTCCAGGCCGAGTTGAACCTCCTGGACAACAGGCTCCGGCAGATCGTCATCCGGGCCCCCTTCGACGGCGTCCTCCTCAGCGGCGACCTGAGCCAGAAGCAGGGCGCCGCGGTGAAGCGCGGCGAGGAGCTCTTCGTGATCGCGCCGCTGGACGCGTACCGGCTCATCCTCAAGGTAGACGAGCACGGTATCGCCGACGTGAAGGAGGGACAGCGGGGCGTCCTGGTCCTGTCCTCGCTTTCCCGGGAAAAATACCCCTTCACGGTGAAGAAGATCACGCCCCTCTCGACGGCGGAAGAGGGGAAGAACTATTTCCGCGTCGAGGCCATGCTGGACAACATGTCTCCCCGCCTGCGGCCGGGCATGGAGGGCATCGGCAAGATCGAGGTCGACCGGAGGCTCATGATCTCCATCTGGACGAGGGGCCTGATCGACTGGTTCCGCCTCCGCCTGTGGTCGTGGCTGCCCTGA
- a CDS encoding peptidase M50 — MDKTLYSSSWYRVANLKPLVRRHAEIHRHTYRGKVWYVLQDHSTGRFHRFTEESYFLIGLMDGKRTIQEIWEAACLKLADDMPTQDEVIGLVSQLNKADVLQSDAAPDVENLNRRSRKDRSSRFWNTVRSPLAIRIPLLDPDRFLEKTKGIVGPLFTMPAFLVWLIVVITGAVLASVHWNELVSNLADRVLALENLFIFWLIYPIVKALHEFGHAWAVKHWGGEVHEMGIIFLVFMPIPYVDASATSAFREKRRRIIVGAAGIMVELLIAALAMILWVNTGPGAVRAVAYNTMIVAGVSTILFNGNPLLRFDAYYVLSDFLEIPNLGSRSNQYIGYLAQRYAIGNDEAEFALADAGEGRWLVLYGVASFFYRIFITLQIALFIAGRFFFIGVVIAIWAVIGLMVVPLFRIARSVMNNRALYRRRGRILGLGVLSLAIIGVLVGAVRLPSYTVAEGILWPAEQARIHARVDGEVKEVLAKPGIRLKKGDLILRCENPDLVSRVQALEAEMRSFGARQRMAFVQDRTTERMVQEELARVGKELAEAREQVASLVIRSPIEGEILIPRSQDLPGRFLRRGEAVGYVVDYSGVAVRVVVPQSEVDRIRTDVRSVKARPAENISRIIPSELVREVPAATGDLPSFALSLKGGGAFALDPRETERPRSFENLFHFEVRLQDATGTRIGERIYVRFEHTPESLAHRWYREIRGIFLKRFEA; from the coding sequence GTGGACAAAACCCTGTACAGCAGTTCCTGGTACCGCGTTGCGAATCTGAAGCCGCTCGTGAGGCGGCACGCGGAGATCCACCGGCATACCTATCGCGGGAAGGTCTGGTACGTCCTCCAGGATCACTCCACGGGCCGCTTCCACCGGTTCACCGAGGAGTCCTATTTCCTGATCGGCCTCATGGACGGAAAGCGGACCATCCAGGAAATCTGGGAGGCCGCCTGCCTCAAGCTGGCGGACGACATGCCGACCCAGGACGAGGTGATCGGCCTGGTCTCCCAGCTCAACAAGGCCGATGTCCTGCAGTCGGACGCCGCTCCCGACGTGGAAAACCTGAACCGGCGAAGCCGGAAGGACCGGTCGTCCCGGTTCTGGAACACGGTGCGCTCGCCCCTGGCCATTCGCATCCCCCTTCTGGATCCGGACCGGTTTCTCGAAAAGACGAAGGGAATCGTCGGTCCGCTGTTCACGATGCCGGCCTTCCTGGTCTGGCTCATCGTCGTCATCACCGGGGCGGTCCTTGCCTCCGTGCACTGGAACGAACTCGTCTCCAACCTGGCCGACCGGGTCCTCGCCCTTGAAAACCTGTTCATCTTCTGGCTGATCTATCCCATTGTCAAGGCGCTCCACGAATTCGGCCATGCCTGGGCGGTGAAGCACTGGGGCGGGGAGGTCCACGAGATGGGGATCATCTTCCTCGTATTCATGCCCATTCCCTATGTCGATGCCTCGGCCACCTCCGCCTTCCGCGAAAAGAGAAGAAGGATCATCGTCGGCGCCGCCGGCATCATGGTCGAGCTCCTGATCGCCGCCCTGGCCATGATTCTCTGGGTGAACACGGGGCCCGGGGCCGTCCGGGCGGTGGCATACAACACGATGATCGTCGCCGGCGTCTCCACGATTCTCTTCAACGGCAACCCCCTCCTGCGGTTCGACGCCTACTACGTCCTGTCGGATTTCCTGGAGATCCCCAACCTGGGGTCGCGCTCCAACCAGTACATCGGGTACCTGGCCCAGCGGTACGCGATCGGGAACGACGAGGCCGAGTTTGCCCTGGCCGACGCCGGGGAGGGGAGGTGGCTCGTCCTGTACGGCGTGGCCTCGTTCTTCTACCGCATCTTCATCACGCTGCAGATCGCCCTCTTCATTGCGGGCCGGTTCTTCTTCATCGGCGTCGTGATCGCCATCTGGGCGGTCATCGGACTGATGGTCGTTCCGCTCTTCCGGATCGCCCGCAGCGTCATGAACAACCGGGCGCTGTACCGGCGGCGGGGCCGGATCCTCGGCCTGGGCGTCCTTTCCCTGGCGATCATCGGGGTCCTTGTCGGGGCCGTCCGCCTGCCTTCATACACCGTCGCCGAGGGGATCCTCTGGCCCGCGGAGCAGGCCCGGATCCATGCCCGGGTGGACGGCGAGGTCAAGGAAGTCCTGGCGAAACCGGGCATCCGGCTGAAAAAGGGGGACCTCATCCTGCGGTGCGAGAATCCCGATCTCGTCTCCAGGGTGCAGGCCCTCGAGGCGGAGATGCGGAGCTTTGGAGCCCGCCAGCGGATGGCCTTCGTCCAGGACCGGACGACGGAGCGGATGGTCCAGGAAGAGCTGGCCCGCGTCGGGAAGGAACTGGCGGAGGCGAGAGAGCAGGTGGCGTCACTCGTCATCCGGAGCCCCATCGAGGGAGAGATCCTCATTCCCCGGTCCCAGGACCTGCCCGGGCGCTTCCTCAGGCGCGGGGAGGCCGTGGGTTACGTCGTCGATTATTCGGGCGTTGCGGTTCGTGTCGTCGTTCCCCAGTCGGAAGTGGACCGGATCCGGACGGACGTGCGTTCGGTCAAGGCGAGGCCGGCGGAAAACATTTCCCGGATCATCCCGTCGGAACTCGTTCGGGAAGTGCCGGCGGCGACGGGGGACCTGCCCAGTTTCGCCCTGTCCCTGAAGGGCGGCGGCGCCTTTGCCCTCGATCCGCGGGAGACGGAGCGGCCGCGGTCCTTCGAGAACCTCTTCCACTTCGAGGTGCGCCTGCAGGATGCAACGGGAACGCGGATCGGAGAGCGGATCTACGTGCGGTTCGAGCACACCCCGGAATCGCTTGCCCACCGATGGTACAGGGAAATCAGGGGCATCTTCCTCAAGCGGTTCGAAGCCTGA
- a CDS encoding preprotein translocase subunit SecA, which produces MGRDVKDWPVADYFHRPERRERRRTFLDRAAWDLAGVFIGPARVRFGGLKGIVERAGCHGQALQDRTDAELKDLARSLKPQLRREGFRDDLVAEAFALIREVDSRILGMRPFDCQLVGGYALLKGFLAEMDTGEGKTLVATLPAATVAMAGLPVHVITVNDYLTARDAELMGEVYRFLGLSVGCVIHDKTPAQRRRAYGCDIVYCTNKEVVFDYLRDRIALGDRVDPFRLHAEHLYDGQGKNSRLLLRGLHYAIVDEADSVLVDEARTPLIISRTETSEAMQTTLRQALEMAGSMEEERDYRINYEADDGMRTISMTEAARESIHRAADSMGTLWRSSVRREELVMKALTALHLYRRDEQYLVRDGKVQIIDEFTGRVMPDRSWEGGLHQLIEAKEGCEITGQRETVARISYQRFFRRYLKISGMSGTAKEVRRELWAVYGLPFVRIPTNRPARRRLEPDRIFASQQLKWQSVADRIVELHAGQHPVLVGTRTVAASEHLSRLLTEAGLPHQVLNAKQDKEEARIIAQAGEPGRITIATNMAGRGTDIILAPGVAERGGLYVIMTERHEAGRIDRQLAGRCGRQGDPGTCEAFLSLEDPLISEGSRGMIGRLGGWLRERGYGIGDSVGKLAIRRAQKRVEKAHAGVRKRLLKYDEERGDTLSFSGKTE; this is translated from the coding sequence ATGGGCAGGGACGTCAAGGATTGGCCGGTTGCGGATTATTTTCATCGCCCCGAGCGCCGGGAACGGCGGCGGACGTTTCTCGACCGCGCCGCCTGGGATCTGGCGGGCGTTTTCATCGGGCCGGCACGCGTTCGTTTCGGCGGCCTGAAGGGGATCGTGGAGCGGGCCGGCTGCCACGGGCAGGCCTTGCAGGACAGGACGGACGCGGAGCTCAAGGATCTGGCACGCTCCCTGAAGCCGCAGCTGAGGCGGGAGGGATTCCGGGACGACCTTGTCGCGGAGGCGTTTGCGCTGATCCGCGAGGTGGACTCCAGAATCCTGGGTATGCGACCCTTCGATTGCCAGCTGGTCGGCGGCTACGCTCTGCTGAAGGGATTTCTTGCCGAGATGGACACGGGAGAGGGCAAGACGCTCGTGGCGACGCTGCCAGCCGCGACGGTGGCCATGGCGGGTCTTCCGGTCCACGTGATCACGGTCAACGATTATCTCACCGCCCGGGACGCGGAGCTGATGGGGGAGGTCTATCGTTTTCTCGGCCTCTCGGTGGGCTGTGTCATCCATGACAAGACGCCCGCCCAGAGGCGCCGTGCCTACGGGTGCGACATCGTCTACTGCACCAACAAGGAAGTCGTCTTCGATTACCTGCGGGACCGGATCGCCCTGGGAGACCGGGTGGACCCGTTCCGGCTGCACGCCGAGCATCTCTACGACGGTCAGGGGAAAAACAGCCGGCTCCTGCTCCGGGGCCTCCACTACGCCATCGTCGACGAGGCGGACAGCGTGCTGGTCGACGAGGCCCGGACGCCGCTCATCATCTCCAGGACAGAGACGTCGGAAGCGATGCAGACCACCCTGCGGCAGGCCCTCGAGATGGCCGGCAGCATGGAGGAGGAGCGGGACTATCGCATCAACTACGAGGCGGACGACGGGATGCGGACCATCTCCATGACCGAGGCGGCGAGGGAGTCGATTCACCGGGCCGCCGATTCCATGGGGACCCTGTGGCGGAGCTCCGTCCGGCGGGAGGAGCTGGTCATGAAGGCCCTCACGGCGCTGCACCTGTACCGCCGCGACGAGCAGTACCTCGTCCGGGACGGCAAGGTGCAGATCATCGACGAATTCACGGGGCGGGTCATGCCGGACCGGTCCTGGGAAGGGGGGCTCCACCAGCTCATCGAGGCGAAGGAGGGGTGCGAGATCACCGGGCAGCGGGAGACGGTGGCGCGTATCAGCTACCAGCGATTCTTCCGGCGGTACCTCAAGATCTCCGGGATGTCCGGCACGGCGAAGGAGGTGCGGAGGGAGCTGTGGGCGGTGTACGGCCTGCCCTTCGTGCGCATCCCGACGAACCGGCCCGCCCGGAGACGCCTGGAACCCGACCGGATCTTTGCCTCCCAGCAGCTGAAATGGCAATCCGTGGCGGACCGGATCGTGGAGCTGCACGCCGGGCAGCACCCTGTCCTCGTCGGGACGAGGACCGTCGCCGCCTCGGAGCACCTCAGCCGCCTGCTGACGGAGGCCGGCCTTCCCCACCAGGTTCTCAACGCCAAGCAGGACAAGGAAGAGGCCCGGATCATCGCCCAGGCCGGGGAACCCGGGCGCATCACCATCGCCACGAACATGGCGGGCCGGGGGACAGACATCATCCTGGCGCCGGGCGTAGCCGAGCGGGGCGGCCTGTACGTCATCATGACGGAGCGCCACGAAGCGGGCCGCATCGACCGGCAGCTGGCAGGGCGCTGCGGCCGGCAGGGCGACCCGGGGACCTGCGAGGCGTTTCTTTCGCTGGAGGACCCCCTGATCAGCGAGGGATCCCGCGGGATGATCGGCAGGCTGGGGGGATGGTTGAGGGAACGCGGATATGGTATAGGAGATTCCGTTGGGAAACTGGCGATCCGGCGGGCGCAGAAACGGGTGGAGAAGGCCCATGCCGGCGTCCGGAAGCGGCTCCTGAAATATGACGAAGAACGGGGGGACACCCTGTCGTTCTCCGGGAAAACGGAGTGA
- a CDS encoding efflux RND transporter periplasmic adaptor subunit, whose product MRFLCSWKWMGLIPATALLVLFAGAAGAADLRCILEPSEDIAVSSQVPGIIEEFAVERGDRIKKGQVLVRLKAGVEKAQADLAEQRFEFAKRKLDRNKDLYQKQLISIHEKDEMETELRIMELQYQEATEKYKLRTILSPVDGVVVKRTLSPGEYVGEGAIMTIARVDPINVEIIANAGLYGSIRKGMSAEVRPEKPAGSVYRGKVVVVDPVIDAASGTFGIRVELPNPNHAIPAGLNCRVRIYGR is encoded by the coding sequence ATGCGATTCCTGTGCAGCTGGAAATGGATGGGGTTGATTCCGGCCACGGCACTGCTGGTTCTCTTTGCCGGTGCGGCGGGGGCGGCCGATCTGAGGTGCATTCTCGAACCGAGCGAGGACATTGCGGTCAGCAGCCAGGTGCCGGGCATCATCGAGGAATTTGCCGTCGAGCGGGGAGACCGCATCAAGAAGGGCCAGGTTCTCGTCCGGCTGAAGGCGGGGGTGGAGAAGGCGCAGGCGGACCTGGCCGAGCAGCGTTTCGAATTTGCGAAGCGGAAGCTCGATCGGAACAAGGACCTCTACCAGAAACAGCTCATCTCGATCCATGAAAAGGACGAGATGGAGACGGAGCTGCGCATCATGGAGCTGCAGTATCAGGAGGCGACGGAGAAGTACAAGCTGCGCACCATCCTCAGCCCCGTCGACGGCGTCGTGGTGAAGCGGACCCTCAGTCCCGGCGAGTACGTCGGCGAGGGGGCCATCATGACGATCGCCCGCGTGGATCCCATCAATGTGGAGATCATCGCCAATGCCGGGCTGTACGGGTCGATCCGGAAAGGGATGTCGGCGGAGGTGAGACCGGAGAAGCCCGCTGGCAGCGTTTATCGCGGCAAGGTGGTCGTCGTCGATCCCGTGATCGACGCCGCCAGCGGAACCTTCGGCATCCGCGTGGAGCTGCCCAATCCGAACCATGCGATTCCGGCGGGCCTGAACTGCCGCGTCCGCATATACGGCCGCTGA